In the Drosophila takahashii strain IR98-3 E-12201 chromosome 3R, DtakHiC1v2, whole genome shotgun sequence genome, one interval contains:
- the ATP8B gene encoding phospholipid-transporting ATPase ID isoform X2, giving the protein MGTKTQPQLAKENERRIRANDKEFNAQFKYHNNYIKTSKYSLFTFLPFNLLEQFQRLANFYFLCLLVLQLIPAISSLTPVTTAIPLIGVLTLTAVKDAYDDIQRHLSDSQVNNRKSKTLRNGKLVEAKWSEVQVGDVIRLDNNQFVAADTLLLSTSEPNGLCFIETAELDGETNLKAKQCLTETIELGDRHDSLWNFNGEIICERPNNLLNKFDGTLIWRGQRFALDNEKILLRGCVLRNTQWCYGVVVFAGVDTKLMQNSGKTQFKSTGVDRLLNFIIIGIVLFLVSICALFAIGCAIWEGFIGQHFQLYLPWEHIIPKDYIPTGATVIGLLVFFSYAIVLNTVVPISLYVSVEVIRFVQSFLINWDEEMYYATTNTYAKARTTTLNEELGQIQYIFSDKTGTLTQNIMTFNKCSINGRSYGDVIDLRTGELIEITEQQTIFQNSNTNNRPSSAGVAAAAPPAAAAPPPPPIILVHTAEVHAKKSSLVVTSSGEAIASRSDLEHSAPPLDAGERRPGLKHVRYSAPGRSLDNESPGGLSPRTAGGGLTPPIGGHEERRSSGGGFKRSGYMQRQLSRTSSCDKVKILHDPEQTEAHNMHHPQHHRKRLVKIRFKKSPSTVTLGGPGSPEEDSKSKSTSTLHPSDYSSTTKHRHKAFATNWSSSPHRVHALQSVDFSANPHHERDFRWYDRTLLDAVRSDEEHSHVFFRLLALCHTVMAETVDGKLEYQAQSPDEAALVAAARNFGFVFRTRTPNSITIEVMGQLEEYELLNILDFNNVRKRMSVILRRGDSMVLYCKGADNVIYDRLHGGQEDLKARTQDHLNKFAGEGLRTLALAERRLTEQYYNDWRSRQQEAALSMDSREQKLNEIYEEIESEMQLVGVTAIEDKLQDGVPKSIANLQNAGIKIWVLTGDKQETAINIGYSCQLLTDELADVFIVDGNSVEEVEKQLRQFKESIKIYNRFRPGGFDAFDRLNSDSNMDPLSVTMTQTSAFMQESNLPPTPPPPPAISVVTFRWDDKIKDNKGGPDSAECNDLFGDEKRSEDGGTASIVVDESTGFALVVNGHSLVHCLSPEMENKFLDIASQCKAVICCRVTPLQKALVVELIKRAKNAVTLAIGDGANDVSMIKAAHIGVGISGQEGLQAVLSSDYSIAQFRYLERLLLVHGRWSYYRMCKFLRYFFYKNFAFTLCHCWYSLFCGFSAQTVFDPMFISVYNLFYTSLPVLALGVFEQDVSDKNSLEFPRLYTPGLKSELFNIREFIYSVLHGAFTSLVLFLIPYGVYKDGVSENGFIVSDHMTLGAVVATILIVDNTAQISLYTSYWTVVNHVTIWGSLVWYFVLDYFYNYVIGGPYVGSLTQAMKDLTFWVTMLITVMALVAPVLAYKFYLLDLHPSLSDKIRQRSLKKIHSRASSDVRRTASSRRGRRSVRSGYAFAHQEGFGRLITSGKIMHKLPQDFAFPLGLGTKKTQVLHNNLNSADGPVSKTTNNVSGQHMVNNNTNLRQNQNQNHSSMADITADGRGTGGQDGRGSGGTDDMSPRAPCQDLDTINL; this is encoded by the exons ATGGGCACAAAAACCCAACCGCAATTGGCCAAAG aAAACGAACGCAGAATCCGCGCCAACGACAAAGAGTTTAATGCCCAGTTTAAATATCAC AACAACTACATCAAGACCTCCAAGTATTCGCTATTCACGTTCCTGCCTTTTAATCTGCTGGAGCAATTCCAGCGGCTGGCCAACTTTTATTTCCTGTGTCTGTTGGTCCTCCAGCTGATACCGGCCATCTCCTCGCTCACCCCCGTGACCACAGCCATTCCCCTAATAGGAGTACTCACGCTGACAGCGGTGAAGGATGCCTACGATGATATA CAACGCCATCTGTCCGACTCGCAGGTGAACAATCGCAAGTCGAAGACTCTGCGCAATGGCAAGTTGGTGGAGGCCAAGTGGTCGGAGGTGCAGGTGGGCGACGTGATCCGGCTGGACAACAATCAGTTCGTGGCCGCCGACACCCTGCTGCTGTCCACGTCCGAGCCAAATGGTCTGTGTTTCATCGAGACGGCCGAGCTGGACGGGGAGACGAATCTCAAGGCGAAGCAGTGCCTCACGGAGACCATCGAGCTGGGCGATCGTCATGACTCGCTGTGGAACTTCAACGGCGAGATCATCTGCGAGAGGCCCAACAACCTGCTGAACAAGTTCGATGGCACCCTGATCTGGCGTGGTCAGCGATTCGCCCTGGACAACGAGAAGATCCTGCTGAGAGGCTGTGTTCTCCGGAACACCCAGTGGTGCTACGGGGTGGTCGTCTTCGCCGGAGTGGACACCAAGTTGATGCAGAATTCCGGAAAGACGCAGTTCAAGAGCACTGGCGTGGATCGCCTGCTCAACTTTATTATCATTGGG ATTGTTCTCTTTCTGGTGTCCATATGTGCCCTGTTTGCGATCGGCTGTGCCATCTGGGAGGGCTTCATTGGCCAGCATTTCCAGCTGTATCTGCCCTGGGAACACATCATACCCAAGGATTACATACCCACGGGGGCCACCGTCATCGGGCTGCTGGTCTTCTTCTCGTATGCCATAGTCTTAAACACTGTTGTGCCAATCTCTCTCTACGTTTCAGTAGAG GTAATACGCTTCGTACAGTCGTTCCTCATCAACTGGGATGAGGAGATGTACTACGCGACCACCAATACCTATGCCAAAGCCCGCACCACCACGCTCAACGAGGAGCTGGGCCAGATCCAGTACATCTTCTCGGACAAGACGGGCACCCTCACCCAGAACATCATGACGTTCAACAAGTGCAGCATCAATGGTCGCAGCTACGGCGATGTGATTGACCTGCGCACCGGCGAGCTCATCGAGATTACGGAG CAGCAAACAATTTTCCAAAAtagcaacaccaacaaccGCCCCAGTTCCGCAGGTGTAGCTGCGGCAGCACCACCCGCGGCAgccgcaccaccaccaccccccaTCATCCTAGTGCACACGGCCGAGGTGCACGCCAAGAAGAGCTCCCTGGTGGTCACCTCCTCCGGGGAGGCCATAGCCTCGAGATCGGATCTCGAGCACTCGGCTCCGCCGCTGGACGCCGGCGAACGGAGGCCAGGACTCAAGCATGTGCGATACTCGGCGCCCGGTAGAAGTCTGGACAATGAATCGCCGGGTGGTTTGTCACCCAGGACAGCCGGTGGCGGTTTGACTCCACCCATCGGCGGCCATGAGGAGCGCaggagcagcggcggcggcttcAAGCGGAGTGGATATATGCAGCGACAATTGTCCCGCACAAGCAGTTGCGACAAAGTAAAGATTTTGCATGACCCCGAACAGACAGAAGCACACAACATGCACCATCCACAGCACCATCGCAAGCGATTAGTCAAGATCCGGTTTAAGAAATCCCCCTCAACAGTCACGCTGGGCGGTCCTGGCAGTCCTGAAGAGGactccaaatccaaatccacaTCCACTCTGCACCCAAGCGATTATTCGAGCACCACTAAGCACCGCCACAAAGCATTCGCCACCAATTGGAGTTCGTCGCCTCACAGAGTGCAC GCCCTTCAAAGCGTCGACTTTTCGGCCAATCCGCATCACGAGAGAGATTTCCGGTGGTACGATCGCACGTTGCTCGATGCCGTTCGCTCGGATGAGGAGCACTCCCATGTGTTTTTCCGCCTGCTGGCCCTCTGCCACACGGTCATGGCCGAAACGGTGGACGGGAAGCTGGAGTACCAGGCCCAGAGTCCCGATGAGGCTGCTCTCGTGGCGGCCGCCCGCAATTTCGGCTTTGTCTTTCGCACACGAACACCGAATAGTATTACCATCGAGGTGATGGGTCAATTGGAG GAATACGAGCTCCTGAATATCCTAGACTTTAACAACGTCCGCAAGCGGATGTCTGTGATCCTCCGACGCGGTGACTCCATGGTGCTCTACTGCAAGGGAGCGGACAATGTGATATACGATCGTCTGCATGGCGGACAGGAAGATCTTAAGGCGCGCACCCAGGACCACCTTAAT aaatttgCCGGCGAGGGCCTGCGTACCTTGGCCCTGGCTGAGCGTCGTTTGACCGAGCAGTACTACAACGACTGGCGGAGTCGACAGCAGGAGGCTGCCCTTTCGATGGACTCACGGGAGCAGAAGCTCAACGAAATCTACGAAGAGATCGAGAGCGAAATGCAACTGGTTGGGGTCACGGCCATCGAGGACAAATTGCAGGACGGTGTGCCCAAGTCTATTGCTAATTTGCAGAATGCAGGCATCAAGATCTGGGTTCTAACTGGCGACAAGCAGG AAACGGCCATTAACATCGGCTACTCCTGTCAACTGCTCACCGATGAGCTGGCGGATGTCTTTATAGTTGACGGAAACTCTgtggaggaggtggagaagCAGCTGAGGCAGTTCAAAGAGtccataaaaatatacaatcgATTTCGACCAGGCG GCTTTGATGCTTTTGACCGGCTAAACAGCGACAGTAACATGGATCCGCTGAGTGTTACCATGACCCAAACTTCGGCCTTCATGCAGGAGTCGAACCTCCCGCCCACGCCGCCTCCACCGCCTGCCATTTCGGTGGTTACCTTTAGGTGGGATGACAAAATTAAGGATAATAAGGGCGGACCGGACAG TGCTGAGTGCAACGACTTGTTCGGCGATGAGAAGAGGAGCGAGGATGGGGGCACAGCCTCAATTGTGGTGGATGAGAGCACCGGCTTTGCCCTGGTGGTCAATGGGCACTCGCTAGTGCACTGCCTTTCGCCGGAAATGGAAAACAA ATTCCTGGACATCGCCTCGCAGTGCAAGGCGGTCATCTGCTGCCGTGTGACGCCGCTTCAGAAGGCGCTGGTCGTCGAGCTAATTAAGCGTGCCAAAAACGCCGTCACCCTGGCCATTGGCGATGGCGCCAACGATGTGTCCATGATCAAGG CCGCCCACATAGGCGTGGGTATTTCCGGCCAGGAGGGCCTTCAGGCTGTCCTGTCCAGTGACTATTCCATTGCCCAGTTTCGTTACCTGGAGCGATTGCTGCTGGTCCATGGTCGCTGGTCCTACTACCGCATGTGCAAATTTCTACGTTACTTTTTCTACAAGAACTTTGCATTTACCCTGTGCCATTGCTGGTATTCGCTCTTTTGCGGCTTCAGCGCTCAG ACGGTGTTTGACCCCATGTTCATATCGGTGTATAATCTGTTCTACACCTCCCTGCCCGTCCTGGCGTTGGGCGTCTTCGAGCAGGATGTCTCGGACAAGAACAGCCTGGAGTTCCCACGTCTCTACACGCCGGGTCTCAAGAGCGAGCTGTTCAACATTCGGGAGTTCATCTACAGTGTGTTGCACGGCGCCTTCACCTCGCTGGTCCTGTTCCTGATTCCCTACGGCGTCTACAAGGACGGCGTCTCGGAGAACGGATTTATTGTGAGCGATCACATGACCCTGGGCGCCGTTGTGGCCACCATACTCATTGTGGATAACACAGCACAG ATATCTTTGTACACCTCTTACTGGACTGTTGTCAATCATGTGACCATTTGGGGTAGTTTAGTGTGGTACTTTGTGCTTGACTATTTCTACAACTATGTCATTGGAGGGCCCTATGTGGGCTCTTTGACCCAGGCCATGAAGGACCTGACCTTTTGGGTCACCATGTTGATCACAGTGATGGCCCTGGTGGCACCTGTCCTGGCCTACAAGTTCTATCTTCTGGATTTGCATCCCAGTCTTTCGGATAAG ATACGTCAAAGGTCCTTGAAGAAGATTCATTCGCGAGCCTCAAGTGATGTCAGGCGAACGGCTTCATCGCGTCGCGGACGTCGCTCAGTACGATCTGGATATGCTTTTGCACATCAG GAGGGCTTTGGCCGCCTGATCACCTCCGGCAAGATTATGCACAAATTGCCACAGGACTTTGCCTTCCCTCTGGGCTTGGGCACCAAAAAAACACAGGTGCTACACAACAATCTCAACTCGGCCGATGGGCCTGTCTCGAAGACAACCAACAACGTGTCCGGCCAACACATGGTCAATAACAACACAAATCTGCGACAGAATCAGAACCAGAACCACTCGTCGATGGCGGATATAACTGCCGATGGACGCGGAACTGGGGGCCAAGATGGCAGGGGCAGCGGAGGCACCGATGACATGAGTCCTCGGGCTCCCTGCCAGGACCTGGATACGATTAATCTCTAA
- the ATP8B gene encoding phospholipid-transporting ATPase ID isoform X3, translating to MGTKTQPQLAKENERRIRANDKEFNAQFKYHNNYIKTSKYSLFTFLPFNLLEQFQRLANFYFLCLLVLQLIPAISSLTPVTTAIPLIGVLTLTAVKDAYDDIQRHLSDSQVNNRKSKTLRNGKLVEAKWSEVQVGDVIRLDNNQFVAADTLLLSTSEPNGLCFIETAELDGETNLKAKQCLTETIELGDRHDSLWNFNGEIICERPNNLLNKFDGTLIWRGQRFALDNEKILLRGCVLRNTQWCYGVVVFAGVDTKLMQNSGKTQFKSTGVDRLLNFIIIGIVLFLVSICALFAIGCAIWEGFIGQHFQLYLPWEHIIPKDYIPTGATVIGLLVFFSYAIVLNTVVPISLYVSVEVIRFVQSFLINWDEEMYYATTNTYAKARTTTLNEELGQIQYIFSDKTGTLTQNIMTFNKCSINGRSYGDVIDLRTGELIEITEQQTIFQNSNTNNRPSSAGVAAAAPPAAAAPPPPPIILVHTAEVHAKKSSLVVTSSGEAIASRSDLEHSAPPLDAGERRPGLKHVRYSAPGRSLDNESPGGLSPRTAGGGLTPPIGGHEERRSSGGGFKRSGYMQRQLSRTSSCDKVKILHDPEQTEAHNMHHPQHHRKRLVKIRFKKSPSTVTLGGPGSPEEDSKSKSTSTLHPSDYSSTTKHRHKAFATNWSSSPHRVHALQSVDFSANPHHERDFRWYDRTLLDAVRSDEEHSHVFFRLLALCHTVMAETVDGKLEYQAQSPDEAALVAAARNFGFVFRTRTPNSITIEVMGQLEEYELLNILDFNNVRKRMSVILRRGDSMVLYCKGADNVIYDRLHGGQEDLKARTQDHLNKFAGEGLRTLALAERRLTEQYYNDWRSRQQEAALSMDSREQKLNEIYEEIESEMQLVGVTAIEDKLQDGVPKSIANLQNAGIKIWVLTGDKQETAINIGYSCQLLTDELADVFIVDGNSVEEVEKQLRQFKESIKIYNRFRPGGFDAFDRLNSDSNMDPLSVTMTQTSAFMQESNLPPTPPPPPAISVVTFSAECNDLFGDEKRSEDGGTASIVVDESTGFALVVNGHSLVHCLSPEMENKFLDIASQCKAVICCRVTPLQKALVVELIKRAKNAVTLAIGDGANDVSMIKAAHIGVGISGQEGLQAVLSSDYSIAQFRYLERLLLVHGRWSYYRMCKFLRYFFYKNFAFTLCHCWYSLFCGFSAQTVFDPMFISVYNLFYTSLPVLALGVFEQDVSDKNSLEFPRLYTPGLKSELFNIREFIYSVLHGAFTSLVLFLIPYGVYKDGVSENGFIVSDHMTLGAVVATILIVDNTAQISLYTSYWTVVNHVTIWGSLVWYFVLDYFYNYVIGGPYVGSLTQAMKDLTFWVTMLITVMALVAPVLAYKFYLLDLHPSLSDKIRQRSLKKIHSRASSDVRRTASSRRGRRSVRSGYAFAHQEGFGRLITSGKIMHKLPQDFAFPLGLGTKKTQVLHNNLNSADGPVSKTTNNVSGQHMVNNNTNLRQNQNQNHSSMADITADGRGTGGQDGRGSGGTDDMSPRAPCQDLDTINL from the exons ATGGGCACAAAAACCCAACCGCAATTGGCCAAAG aAAACGAACGCAGAATCCGCGCCAACGACAAAGAGTTTAATGCCCAGTTTAAATATCAC AACAACTACATCAAGACCTCCAAGTATTCGCTATTCACGTTCCTGCCTTTTAATCTGCTGGAGCAATTCCAGCGGCTGGCCAACTTTTATTTCCTGTGTCTGTTGGTCCTCCAGCTGATACCGGCCATCTCCTCGCTCACCCCCGTGACCACAGCCATTCCCCTAATAGGAGTACTCACGCTGACAGCGGTGAAGGATGCCTACGATGATATA CAACGCCATCTGTCCGACTCGCAGGTGAACAATCGCAAGTCGAAGACTCTGCGCAATGGCAAGTTGGTGGAGGCCAAGTGGTCGGAGGTGCAGGTGGGCGACGTGATCCGGCTGGACAACAATCAGTTCGTGGCCGCCGACACCCTGCTGCTGTCCACGTCCGAGCCAAATGGTCTGTGTTTCATCGAGACGGCCGAGCTGGACGGGGAGACGAATCTCAAGGCGAAGCAGTGCCTCACGGAGACCATCGAGCTGGGCGATCGTCATGACTCGCTGTGGAACTTCAACGGCGAGATCATCTGCGAGAGGCCCAACAACCTGCTGAACAAGTTCGATGGCACCCTGATCTGGCGTGGTCAGCGATTCGCCCTGGACAACGAGAAGATCCTGCTGAGAGGCTGTGTTCTCCGGAACACCCAGTGGTGCTACGGGGTGGTCGTCTTCGCCGGAGTGGACACCAAGTTGATGCAGAATTCCGGAAAGACGCAGTTCAAGAGCACTGGCGTGGATCGCCTGCTCAACTTTATTATCATTGGG ATTGTTCTCTTTCTGGTGTCCATATGTGCCCTGTTTGCGATCGGCTGTGCCATCTGGGAGGGCTTCATTGGCCAGCATTTCCAGCTGTATCTGCCCTGGGAACACATCATACCCAAGGATTACATACCCACGGGGGCCACCGTCATCGGGCTGCTGGTCTTCTTCTCGTATGCCATAGTCTTAAACACTGTTGTGCCAATCTCTCTCTACGTTTCAGTAGAG GTAATACGCTTCGTACAGTCGTTCCTCATCAACTGGGATGAGGAGATGTACTACGCGACCACCAATACCTATGCCAAAGCCCGCACCACCACGCTCAACGAGGAGCTGGGCCAGATCCAGTACATCTTCTCGGACAAGACGGGCACCCTCACCCAGAACATCATGACGTTCAACAAGTGCAGCATCAATGGTCGCAGCTACGGCGATGTGATTGACCTGCGCACCGGCGAGCTCATCGAGATTACGGAG CAGCAAACAATTTTCCAAAAtagcaacaccaacaaccGCCCCAGTTCCGCAGGTGTAGCTGCGGCAGCACCACCCGCGGCAgccgcaccaccaccaccccccaTCATCCTAGTGCACACGGCCGAGGTGCACGCCAAGAAGAGCTCCCTGGTGGTCACCTCCTCCGGGGAGGCCATAGCCTCGAGATCGGATCTCGAGCACTCGGCTCCGCCGCTGGACGCCGGCGAACGGAGGCCAGGACTCAAGCATGTGCGATACTCGGCGCCCGGTAGAAGTCTGGACAATGAATCGCCGGGTGGTTTGTCACCCAGGACAGCCGGTGGCGGTTTGACTCCACCCATCGGCGGCCATGAGGAGCGCaggagcagcggcggcggcttcAAGCGGAGTGGATATATGCAGCGACAATTGTCCCGCACAAGCAGTTGCGACAAAGTAAAGATTTTGCATGACCCCGAACAGACAGAAGCACACAACATGCACCATCCACAGCACCATCGCAAGCGATTAGTCAAGATCCGGTTTAAGAAATCCCCCTCAACAGTCACGCTGGGCGGTCCTGGCAGTCCTGAAGAGGactccaaatccaaatccacaTCCACTCTGCACCCAAGCGATTATTCGAGCACCACTAAGCACCGCCACAAAGCATTCGCCACCAATTGGAGTTCGTCGCCTCACAGAGTGCAC GCCCTTCAAAGCGTCGACTTTTCGGCCAATCCGCATCACGAGAGAGATTTCCGGTGGTACGATCGCACGTTGCTCGATGCCGTTCGCTCGGATGAGGAGCACTCCCATGTGTTTTTCCGCCTGCTGGCCCTCTGCCACACGGTCATGGCCGAAACGGTGGACGGGAAGCTGGAGTACCAGGCCCAGAGTCCCGATGAGGCTGCTCTCGTGGCGGCCGCCCGCAATTTCGGCTTTGTCTTTCGCACACGAACACCGAATAGTATTACCATCGAGGTGATGGGTCAATTGGAG GAATACGAGCTCCTGAATATCCTAGACTTTAACAACGTCCGCAAGCGGATGTCTGTGATCCTCCGACGCGGTGACTCCATGGTGCTCTACTGCAAGGGAGCGGACAATGTGATATACGATCGTCTGCATGGCGGACAGGAAGATCTTAAGGCGCGCACCCAGGACCACCTTAAT aaatttgCCGGCGAGGGCCTGCGTACCTTGGCCCTGGCTGAGCGTCGTTTGACCGAGCAGTACTACAACGACTGGCGGAGTCGACAGCAGGAGGCTGCCCTTTCGATGGACTCACGGGAGCAGAAGCTCAACGAAATCTACGAAGAGATCGAGAGCGAAATGCAACTGGTTGGGGTCACGGCCATCGAGGACAAATTGCAGGACGGTGTGCCCAAGTCTATTGCTAATTTGCAGAATGCAGGCATCAAGATCTGGGTTCTAACTGGCGACAAGCAGG AAACGGCCATTAACATCGGCTACTCCTGTCAACTGCTCACCGATGAGCTGGCGGATGTCTTTATAGTTGACGGAAACTCTgtggaggaggtggagaagCAGCTGAGGCAGTTCAAAGAGtccataaaaatatacaatcgATTTCGACCAGGCG GCTTTGATGCTTTTGACCGGCTAAACAGCGACAGTAACATGGATCCGCTGAGTGTTACCATGACCCAAACTTCGGCCTTCATGCAGGAGTCGAACCTCCCGCCCACGCCGCCTCCACCGCCTGCCATTTCGGTGGTTACCTTTAG TGCTGAGTGCAACGACTTGTTCGGCGATGAGAAGAGGAGCGAGGATGGGGGCACAGCCTCAATTGTGGTGGATGAGAGCACCGGCTTTGCCCTGGTGGTCAATGGGCACTCGCTAGTGCACTGCCTTTCGCCGGAAATGGAAAACAA ATTCCTGGACATCGCCTCGCAGTGCAAGGCGGTCATCTGCTGCCGTGTGACGCCGCTTCAGAAGGCGCTGGTCGTCGAGCTAATTAAGCGTGCCAAAAACGCCGTCACCCTGGCCATTGGCGATGGCGCCAACGATGTGTCCATGATCAAGG CCGCCCACATAGGCGTGGGTATTTCCGGCCAGGAGGGCCTTCAGGCTGTCCTGTCCAGTGACTATTCCATTGCCCAGTTTCGTTACCTGGAGCGATTGCTGCTGGTCCATGGTCGCTGGTCCTACTACCGCATGTGCAAATTTCTACGTTACTTTTTCTACAAGAACTTTGCATTTACCCTGTGCCATTGCTGGTATTCGCTCTTTTGCGGCTTCAGCGCTCAG ACGGTGTTTGACCCCATGTTCATATCGGTGTATAATCTGTTCTACACCTCCCTGCCCGTCCTGGCGTTGGGCGTCTTCGAGCAGGATGTCTCGGACAAGAACAGCCTGGAGTTCCCACGTCTCTACACGCCGGGTCTCAAGAGCGAGCTGTTCAACATTCGGGAGTTCATCTACAGTGTGTTGCACGGCGCCTTCACCTCGCTGGTCCTGTTCCTGATTCCCTACGGCGTCTACAAGGACGGCGTCTCGGAGAACGGATTTATTGTGAGCGATCACATGACCCTGGGCGCCGTTGTGGCCACCATACTCATTGTGGATAACACAGCACAG ATATCTTTGTACACCTCTTACTGGACTGTTGTCAATCATGTGACCATTTGGGGTAGTTTAGTGTGGTACTTTGTGCTTGACTATTTCTACAACTATGTCATTGGAGGGCCCTATGTGGGCTCTTTGACCCAGGCCATGAAGGACCTGACCTTTTGGGTCACCATGTTGATCACAGTGATGGCCCTGGTGGCACCTGTCCTGGCCTACAAGTTCTATCTTCTGGATTTGCATCCCAGTCTTTCGGATAAG ATACGTCAAAGGTCCTTGAAGAAGATTCATTCGCGAGCCTCAAGTGATGTCAGGCGAACGGCTTCATCGCGTCGCGGACGTCGCTCAGTACGATCTGGATATGCTTTTGCACATCAG GAGGGCTTTGGCCGCCTGATCACCTCCGGCAAGATTATGCACAAATTGCCACAGGACTTTGCCTTCCCTCTGGGCTTGGGCACCAAAAAAACACAGGTGCTACACAACAATCTCAACTCGGCCGATGGGCCTGTCTCGAAGACAACCAACAACGTGTCCGGCCAACACATGGTCAATAACAACACAAATCTGCGACAGAATCAGAACCAGAACCACTCGTCGATGGCGGATATAACTGCCGATGGACGCGGAACTGGGGGCCAAGATGGCAGGGGCAGCGGAGGCACCGATGACATGAGTCCTCGGGCTCCCTGCCAGGACCTGGATACGATTAATCTCTAA